In Sphingomonas sp. M1-B02, the sequence AGAACGTCGCCAGCCCGCCCAGGTCGTAGGCGGCATAGGGTTCGTCGGAGACCGGCATCCATTCGCGCCAGGCCTGGATCGCGGCGCCGCGGCGGATGCTCCATTCACCCTCATTGGCGCCGTGATTCTCCGCCCCGCCCTCCCAGGCATCGTTCGCGAACTCATGATCGTCCCACTCGATCAGCATCGGCACCGCGGCGTGCAGCGCCTGGAGATCGGGATCGGCGCGATAGCTGGCATAGCGGAGCCGATAGTCGGCCAAATGGACGCACTCGGCCATCGGCTGGGGTAGCCGCGCCGCGATATGCACGTCGGCGCTCGGATACACGCCCGGGGCATATTCATAGATATAGTCGCCGAGATGCACTGCGAGATCGAGATCGTCGCGCGCGGCGGCATTCGCATAGGCATTGAAATGGCCGAAGGCGAGGTTCGAGCAGGAGAAGATGCCGATCCGGAACTGGCGCGCCTCCTCGGGCAAGGTGCGCGCGCGGCCCACCGGCGAGAAGCGGCCGTCGGGCGCGACGAAGCGATAATGATAGCGCGTGCCCGGCTTGAGTCCGGTGACGCTGATCTTCGCGGTATGATCGCGCCACGGGCCGGTCACCGCTTCGCCGCCTGCCACCACGCGCGCGAAACCGGGCGTTTCCGAAACCTCGACGCGCAGCTTCACGGTGCGGCCGTCCTTGGGCACGTAGCGGGTCCACAGCAGCATGCCGTCACTCGTGGGTTCGCCGCTCGCGACCGAATGGGTGAAGGCATCCACGATCCAGTTGGGGCCCTGCGCGAAGCCGGGGATCGCATAGGCGCCAAGGCCGAGCGTGGCGGTGAGCAACAATGAACGGCGATCGATGTGCGGCGGCATATCCGTCCTCCCTTTGATCGCTCCCCTTGGCGGCGCATCGTGGCGGGTTCGTGACAGCGCGCCAAGCCCTCGCTATGGCGAGACTTTCCTGGTCGCAAAGGCAAGTCGGATGCGCGCGCTGTCCCTCGAGAGTGAAGGTCGCCCGATCTGATGGCCAGCGAAAGCGCGGTTCTGGCACCGCCGCCTTCCTCTTCCTTCCTCACCATCGTCGCAGCGCTGCCCCGCTGGCCGATCCTGCTGATCGCGGCGATCGCGGCGCGGCTGTTCGCGTTCGGCAATCCGCTGGTCCATGTCGACGAGGAATTCTACCTCGTCACTGCACAGCGGATGCTCGAGGGCGCCATCCCCTATGTCGACATCTGGGATCGCAAGCCGATCGGGCTGTTCCTGCTCTATCTCCCCGCCGCTGCGTTCGGCCTGCCCGCGGCGATCTGGGTCTATCAGCTGATGGCGCTGGCGAGCGTGGTGGCGACCGCGCTGATCCTCGCGCACCTCGCCGACCGAGCCGGCTGGGGGCGCGGCGCGCTCGCGGCGGCTCTGCTCTATCTGTTCATGATCAATTTCGGCGACGGCCAGGGTGGCCAGGCGCCGGTCTTCTACAATCTGCTTATGGCGATAGCAGTGACGCTGATCCTGCCGCGCCCCGAGGATCGCGCGGGCGACCGGCTGAGGATGCGGCGCGCGCTGATCGCGCTCGGGCTGATCGGGGTGGCGCTGCAGATCAAATATTCGGTCGTCTTCGAAGGCATGTTCCTGGGGCTGTGGCTGTTATGGCGCGAGCGGCGGCTGGGCGTCCCGACCCGCCGGATCTTGATGTTCGGCGCGCTGCTCGTCACCGTCGCGCTGGCGCCGACGGTCGCGGCAGGGCTGGTCTTTGTCGCAATGGGGCATGGTGATGCCTGGCTGTTCGCGAACTTCACCTCGATCCTGGCGCGGCAGAGCGATCCGGCGGCGGAAATACGCCGCAGCCTGCTCAAGATCGGGCTGATGCTGGGGCCGCTACTGCTGATCGGCGGGCTGTCGCGCCATCTGCCGGTGGCGCATGAGCGCGAGCGCGAGGTGCGCGGGCTGTTGTTCGGCTGGATGATCGCCGCGACGATCGGGCTTTTGTTGTTCGGCGGCTATTTCAACCATTATGCCCTGCCGGTGATGCTGCCGGCCTGCTTGTGCTGCGCAGGGTTCCTGGGCGGGCACCGGATCGGGCGCCGGATCATGGTGCCTCTGCTCGCCTGCGCGCTGCTGGGCGGGGTCTACACCACCTACAGCGCACGCTATTATCGCGGCAACGCCCCCGAGCTGGAAACATTGGTGCAGGCGATCGGGCGCGGGCCCGGCTGCCTCTATGTTTATTCGGGCAATAGCAGCCTCTATACGCACAGCGGGCGCTGCTTCGCGAGCCCCTGGGTTTTCCCCAGCCACTTGTCGCGGGTGCGCGAGAAGGGCGCGGTCGGCGTCGACCAGCTGGCCGAGATCGAGCGTATCTTCGCCAGCCGCCCGGAGATCGTGGTGATGCGCCCGCCTTATGAAGGAGAACGCGCCGAATCGCGGGCGCTGGTGTTGCGCAGGCTTGGCGAGGACTATCGGTTGCGCGGGCGGTATCCGCTGGGCAATCTGATGATCGACGTGTTCGCGCTTCAGGCGGCCCCGACCGTAGCGACGGCACCGCGCCGCGCCGCGACCAGGCCCTCATAATAAGCCATCAGCTCGACGGCATGGTCATGGTCGCTGCGGACCTTGCCCGCGGCTACGCGCGCGGCGGCGCGGACGATCGCGGGCTCGCGGGCATACATGCGGCGGATCGCATCGGCGGCGGACAAGGCATCGCGCGAGGCGTAGATCTCGGCGAAGAGCGGGTCGGCAATTTCGGCGAACCCGCCCTCGTCCGGCCCGATCAGCGGCAGGCCCGAGGCGAGCGCCTCCGAGGCGACCAGCCCGAACGGCTCGGCGTCCGATCCGTGGATCAGCGCGTCGCAGCTCGCCATGATCCGCGACAGGCGGATGCGATCATAGACCGGGCGGAAGATGCGAATATGCGGGCTGCCGGCGATGCGCTGTTCGAGATGGCGGCGCTGGGTGCCGTCGCCGATCAGGATCAGTCCGACCGGAATGTCGGTCGCCGCGGATTCCACCGCGTCGATCACCAGCGGCCAGCGCTTTTCCTTATGGTGCCGGCCAAGCCCGAGCAGCAGCAGGCCGTCCGCGGGCAATCCGCATTGCTCGAGCAAAGCGACGCGGAGCTTCTCGTCGCGCAGATCGGGCGAGAACCATTGCCGCTCGATCCCCAGCGGCATCGACGCATCGACACGCTGGCCGCGGCGGCGGAAGCGCTTTGCGAGAGCGGGCCCATTGGTGACGAAGGCGTCATAATATTTGAGGAAGTCGTTCATATACTGGCTGTACCAGTCGAACGCGCGCTCGACCTGGCGTGGGGTCGAGATATTGTCGAGCCAGCGCTGCGGATAGGCGCCGATACTGTCGTTATGCGCGAAGAAGACCTTTACCGCGTCGCCCTGCCAGCGCGCCACCGTCCAGGCAGGGCGCCAGGGCGAGGTCGCCTCGACGACGTCGGGCTTGAGCCGATCGAGCATGTCCCAGATCGGCTTGTCCCACACGAAGATGCCGTAATTCTTGTCGACGATCAGCCGCGGCGCCTTCATCCAGTAGATTCGCCCGCCGCCCGGGCGATCCTCGATCGAATCCTCGTCGGCGGGCGCCAGCACGATCAGCTCGTGGCCGAGATCGGCCATGATTCCCATCTTGCGGTCGAGATAGGTTCGCACGCCGCCGCCGGTCGGCGAATAATATTCGTTGACGTCGACGACGCGCATCGCGGCTTCCTCAGTCGTTCGGGCCGAAGCCGCCAAGCCCCTTGAGATATTGCGCGCGCACCGTGATCTGGCCGCCGGCAGCCGGGATGTTGACGAGCGCCTGGCGTACCTTCGGCCGGCTGCGGCCGAGCCGCTGGTTGCTCGGGAAGCCGGCGCCGTCCTGCCAGAAGTTAAACTTGTTCTTGCCGTCGCGGTCGTGGGTGAAGAGCAGGG encodes:
- a CDS encoding glycosyltransferase, which encodes MRVVDVNEYYSPTGGGVRTYLDRKMGIMADLGHELIVLAPADEDSIEDRPGGGRIYWMKAPRLIVDKNYGIFVWDKPIWDMLDRLKPDVVEATSPWRPAWTVARWQGDAVKVFFAHNDSIGAYPQRWLDNISTPRQVERAFDWYSQYMNDFLKYYDAFVTNGPALAKRFRRRGQRVDASMPLGIERQWFSPDLRDEKLRVALLEQCGLPADGLLLLGLGRHHKEKRWPLVIDAVESAATDIPVGLILIGDGTQRRHLEQRIAGSPHIRIFRPVYDRIRLSRIMASCDALIHGSDAEPFGLVASEALASGLPLIGPDEGGFAEIADPLFAEIYASRDALSAADAIRRMYAREPAIVRAAARVAAGKVRSDHDHAVELMAYYEGLVAARRGAVATVGAA
- a CDS encoding alkaline phosphatase D family protein, translating into MPPHIDRRSLLLTATLGLGAYAIPGFAQGPNWIVDAFTHSVASGEPTSDGMLLWTRYVPKDGRTVKLRVEVSETPGFARVVAGGEAVTGPWRDHTAKISVTGLKPGTRYHYRFVAPDGRFSPVGRARTLPEEARQFRIGIFSCSNLAFGHFNAYANAAARDDLDLAVHLGDYIYEYAPGVYPSADVHIAARLPQPMAECVHLADYRLRYASYRADPDLQALHAAVPMLIEWDDHEFANDAWEGGAENHGANEGEWSIRRGAAIQAWREWMPVSDEPYAAYDLGGLATFFRTESRVNARTRPYELAPLFKNPDPAAALKAFRDGPWMDPTATMLGGTQENWLAHELARSVRSGRRWQVVGFGTIMGETRSPDASLGWLKPDASPFMRNRVNAGAVAAKAGLPFNLDNWGGYPAARARFLKSAQAAGANLVVLSGDSHNGWAYDLGQDGKPAGVEFAGHAVSSAGFESSFAADPAIIARATVAANPELKWCDTSRRGYMALTLTPDRVSNDWVFVDTVRERNPRARVGHTAVVQRGRNVMV